From a region of the Pecten maximus chromosome 18, xPecMax1.1, whole genome shotgun sequence genome:
- the LOC117316798 gene encoding hairy/enhancer-of-split related with YRPW motif protein 1-like — translation MKRSLSDSDSESLFDDDLKSSGSPSQSCHVTDRKKRRGVIEKRRRDRINNSLSELRRLVPSAFEKQGSAKLEKAEILQMTVDHLKMLHQKGLNGYNYPDPHNLAVDYRGVGYRECASEVARYLVAVEGMDLQDPMRMRLLSHLQCFSAQREAAAKATIQNTTWSSMTPHAPITNQYGGGSSMQSMGSMISSQQNNQSELAMSTHSSHQGISSVSFSEARISQPESLHGNLRLPSSMNMPLHGQMSSMNNAAGQQVSPSLIPQLHGQFPVSLNSMQSMMSQNGSNNYNNNSVKPYRPWGSELAY, via the exons ATGAAGCGCAGTCTGAGCGACAGTGACAGCGAGAGTTTATTCGATGACGATTTGAAATCAAG CGGGTCTCCTTCTCAGAGCTGCCATGTTACAGACAGGAAGAAAAGACGTGGG GTTATTGAAAAGCGTCGGCGTGACAGAATCAACAATAGCTTATCCGAACTGCGTCGCCTTGTTCCGTCCGCGTTTGAAAAGCAG gGATCAGCAAAACTGGAGAAGGCTGAAATCTTGCAGATGACCGTTGACCACCTGAAAATGCTCCACCAAAAAG GCCTTAATGGGTACAACTACCCAGACCCCCACAACCTCGCTGTGGATTATAGAGGCGTGGGTTACCGAGAGTGTGCGTCAGAGGTTGCGCGTTACCTCGTCGCGGTGGAAGGAATGGATTTACAGGATCCAATGAGAATGAGGCTGCTGAGTCATCTCCAGTGTTTCTCTGCTCAGAGAGAGGCTGCAGCCAAAGCCACGATTCAGAATACAACATGGAGTAGCATGACACCACATGCACCAATCACCAATCAGTATGGCGGCGGAAGTAGTATGCAGTCAATGGGATCTATGATTTCGTCACAGCAGAACAACCAATCAGAGCTGGCAATGAGTACTCATTCATCTCATCAAGGCATTTCATCAGTGTCCTTCAGTGAAGCCCGGATTAGCCAACCGGAGTCCCTTCATGGAAACCTCCGGCTTCCCTCCAGTATGAACATGCCTCTTCATGGACAAATGTCTAGTATGAACAACGCTGCTGGGCAGCAAGTGTCTCCATCTTTGATTCCACAATTACACGGACAGTTTCCAGTGTCTTTAAACTCAATGCAAAGCATGATGTCACAAAATGGCTCGAACAATTACAACAACAACTCTGTGAAACCGTACAGACCGTGGGGGAGTGAACTAGCATATTGA